AATTTGCATCAACAGAGCCTCTGTCTTGCATCAAATTACGGTGCTTCTTGACTTGAATGGCAGCGTGTTTTGCGTCAAGTTACGAGGCATGATGAATGAAGTTGCACGCCAAAGGCTTTGAACTTGGAAGATATTCCTCGTTTTTTCGCTTCTTTTTCTCTGTTTGGTGGTGATTTGAAATGTTAAAAATTAAGAATGATTTTTACACTGATTGCAGTTTTGGAAGACGTTGTTTCTTGGAGGAACAGCCTGTATGTGGAGCCTCTTTCTGTGTTGATGTCCGGTGTCTCTACAGTTGTTAATGCTGATGACTAAACACAGGTCACAGTCGATATGCCTTAAAATTAATTTGCATTTTAACGGCAAATCATTCGTTTCCAATCGTTGTTTTTTGTAAATTTGCACCATATTAATAGGAGTAAGTTGTGTCTTTTCGTTTTCTGATGTCGATGCAGTGATGGGATAATCGTCGGCAAAGTAGCGGGGCAGATAGGTTAGAAAGACTGCTGATAGGTCTATTAACTCTACTTTTTTTGTTGCATAAGGAAAAATAAAATACAAGATAAATTTATGAAAAGAATTCTCTTTTGTGTGTTCTTCTCTGTCATTTCCATGAGCTGTTTCGCTCAGATGAGTGACGATCAGGTAATGCAATTCTATCAGAAAGAGCACAAGGCCGGGACTTCCAACGGGCAGATTGTGACCAAACTCATGCAGCGCGGTGTGCAGATTGACCAGATTCGACGTGTTCGGAACCAGTATCAGAGCCAGAATCAAACGAAGGTTGACGGTGGTAGTGCAGTCACTTCGAATGGTACTTTGAGAAATAACAGCGGATCGAAGCCGCAGGAATTGACTTCGGGTAATATGCAGTTGGACCGCTCTTCACAGGAAACCGCTGAACAACAATACGTGCAAGTGCAGCGAAACATCAACGAACATGCAGAAGAAGTGCTGTCTCCCGGTGGCAAAAAAGTATTTGGTCGCGACATCTTCAACAACAAACTGTTGAGCTTCGAGCCAAACATGAACATTGCAACACCGACAAATTACACCATAGGTGCAGGCGACCAAGTGGTTATTGAGATTTATGGTGCCTCTCAAAAGACCGAGACTTTGGTTGTTTCTCCAGAGGGAACGGTGACCGTTCCGGGCTATGGGCCTATCTATATCAGCGGTATGTCGGTCGCCGAAGCTAATGCGAAGATACGTCGAACGTTAGGATCACGCTATAGTAGTAGCCAGATTAAGACCTCCATTGGACAGACTCGGACTATCATTGTGAATGTGATGGGCGAGGTGAAAGTGCCTGGAACCTACACGGTCAGTGCTTTCGCAAGCGTCTTCCACGCCCTGTATATGGCCGGAGGTATTAATGGTTTAGGTACGTTGCGTAATATTAAGGTGTTCCGTAACGGTCGTTTGGCAACGGTTGTTGATGTCTATGACTACATTCTTAACGGCAGATTGACGGGTAATATCCGTCTTCAAGACAATGATGTTATCGTGGTTGGGCCTTACGATTGCTTAGTGGATATCGGCGGATCTGTAAAGCGTCCGATGACTTATGAAATGAGAAAGAACGAGAGTGTGGCTTCCGTTATCCGCTATGCTGGCGGCTTTGCAGGCAATGCTTACAAGAAGTCTGTGCGGTTGTTACGTTCAACCGGGCGTGAAAAGTCGGTGTATAATGTCAGTGAATTCGAAATGAATAACTTCCGAGTTGCTGATGGTGATGTGATTTCTGCAGACTCTATACTCAACCGTTACGATAATATGATTGAGGTTAAAGGAGCTGTATTCCGCCCAGGACTTTATCAGTTGGGGCAGGAGATAAACAGTGTTCGCTCTCTGATTAAGCATGCAGAGGGTGTCACGGAGGATGCTTTCACAGATCATGCCGTGTTACATCGTCTGAAGAAAGACCGTACTTTAGAGGTTATTGCGGTTGATGTGAAGGGAATTCTTGACGGCAGTGTGGCCGATATTCCATTGCAGAATGAAGACGTTCTCTTTATTCCAACCCAGAGTGAGCGCACTTCTGCACGCACTATTACCATTCATGGTGAGGTGCAATTCCCTGGTTCTTATCAGTATGCTGATAACGAAACGATCGAAGATTTCATTATGCAGGCGGGCGGATTGACCGATGCTGCTTCGACAGCTAAAGTCGATGTGTCGCGTCGTATCATTGATCCAACGGCAACAACTTCGCCAAGAGAGATTGCAAAAACTTTCAGTTTCACACTTAAGGATGGTTTCATTATCGATGGAACTGCAGGCTTTAAGCTGGAACCTTATGATGAAGTTTATGTGCGTCGCAGCCCTGGTTATCAGGCACAACGCAATGTCTCGGTGAGTGGCGAAGTGCTCTTTGCAGGCACATATACCTTGAATAAGAAGAATACAAGGCTGAGTGACCTTGTCAGAATGGCTGGAGGGGTGACGTCAGAAGCTTTTATTCGTGGTGCAAGAATAGAGAGGAAGATTAATGAAGACGAGCGAATTCGCATGAAATCTGTTATGCGTGTGGTGAACAATCAAAACGGGAAAGACAGCGTCAACACTAATCTTCTTGACTATGCAGACACTTATTATGTGGGTATAGAACTTGACAAGGCACTTGAAAACCCTGGTTCAAACAGTGATATTGTATTGCGTGAAGGTGATAAACTCGTCGTTCCGGAGTATAATGGAACTGTAAAGATCAGTGGAGATGTGATGTATCCGAACACGGTTGCTTATGAAGAAGGGCGTAACTACAGATATTATATCAATGAGGCCGGTGGTTTTGGCACGCGTGCAAAACACTCGAAGACATTTATTGTCTATCAAAATGGTCGGGTAAGTGTGGCAGGAAAGCATAAGGTTGAACCTGGATGCGAAATTATAGTGCCGAGTAAACCGAAGCCAAATGGCAATGCTTTGACTAATATCTTAGGCATAGGAACGAGCATGGCGTCGTTGGCAACAATGTTTGCAACCATTGCTAATCTCGTCAAATAAGGCTGTTCGTAACGTTATATTAAACCTATTATCCAGCATGAACGAAGAAAATCGTCTACAAAATAATCCTCAATGGGAGGAAGAAGAGACTTCCATAGATTTCAAAGCGTTGTTTGATGCATTGAAAAAGCATTGGAAGAACTATGTCATCTTTATTTCGGCATCAGTCATTCTTGGTGCTGTTTATGCGCTGTCACTGCCTGCTTATTATGAATGTCAGGTAACGTTAGTGCCTGAACTGTCGCTGAACGGAGGGGCAACCAGCTCGTTTAGTTCAGTTGCTTCATCTTTTGGGGTGAAGCTTGGAAGTAGTGGAAGCAAGGACATTGATGCCATTACGCCAAATCTCTATCCTGATTTGATGAACTCTGTTGATTTCAAAGGCAGTCTGTTTGACATCAAGGTGCATCGTAAAGACAGCCATAAGATGATGAATTATTATGATTATCTGCTCTATTATCAACAGAAACCATGGTGGATAAAGCTTTTTTCCGGCAAGGATACCATTAAGAATGAGAAACTCAATACATTCATGTTGACCAAGCAGCAGACGGCAATCATGAAGGCAATTCAAAAGAATGTATCATGCGATGTGGATGAGAAAACGGGCGTCATTACTATTAATGTGACCGATCAGGACCCGTTGATAGCAGCTACTATGGCTGATTCTGTGCAGTCACGCCTACAGGAATTCATCACGGAATATCGTACGAACAAGGCACGGAATGACTTGGAAAACATCAAGAAACTGTGCTCGGAAGCTAAGCATCGCTATGAGAAGGCGCGCCAACTCTACGGTTCTTTCAGTGACAGTAATCAGGACTTGATACTTGAGAGCTTGCGAAGTAAGCAGGAAGACCTTGAGAATGACATGCAATTACAGTTCAATACATACAACGCTTTGGCGGCAAACTTGCAGGCATCCTATGCGAGAGTGCAGGAAGT
The nucleotide sequence above comes from Segatella oris. Encoded proteins:
- a CDS encoding SLBB domain-containing protein; its protein translation is MKRILFCVFFSVISMSCFAQMSDDQVMQFYQKEHKAGTSNGQIVTKLMQRGVQIDQIRRVRNQYQSQNQTKVDGGSAVTSNGTLRNNSGSKPQELTSGNMQLDRSSQETAEQQYVQVQRNINEHAEEVLSPGGKKVFGRDIFNNKLLSFEPNMNIATPTNYTIGAGDQVVIEIYGASQKTETLVVSPEGTVTVPGYGPIYISGMSVAEANAKIRRTLGSRYSSSQIKTSIGQTRTIIVNVMGEVKVPGTYTVSAFASVFHALYMAGGINGLGTLRNIKVFRNGRLATVVDVYDYILNGRLTGNIRLQDNDVIVVGPYDCLVDIGGSVKRPMTYEMRKNESVASVIRYAGGFAGNAYKKSVRLLRSTGREKSVYNVSEFEMNNFRVADGDVISADSILNRYDNMIEVKGAVFRPGLYQLGQEINSVRSLIKHAEGVTEDAFTDHAVLHRLKKDRTLEVIAVDVKGILDGSVADIPLQNEDVLFIPTQSERTSARTITIHGEVQFPGSYQYADNETIEDFIMQAGGLTDAASTAKVDVSRRIIDPTATTSPREIAKTFSFTLKDGFIIDGTAGFKLEPYDEVYVRRSPGYQAQRNVSVSGEVLFAGTYTLNKKNTRLSDLVRMAGGVTSEAFIRGARIERKINEDERIRMKSVMRVVNNQNGKDSVNTNLLDYADTYYVGIELDKALENPGSNSDIVLREGDKLVVPEYNGTVKISGDVMYPNTVAYEEGRNYRYYINEAGGFGTRAKHSKTFIVYQNGRVSVAGKHKVEPGCEIIVPSKPKPNGNALTNILGIGTSMASLATMFATIANLVK
- a CDS encoding chain-length determining protein; amino-acid sequence: MNEENRLQNNPQWEEEETSIDFKALFDALKKHWKNYVIFISASVILGAVYALSLPAYYECQVTLVPELSLNGGATSSFSSVASSFGVKLGSSGSKDIDAITPNLYPDLMNSVDFKGSLFDIKVHRKDSHKMMNYYDYLLYYQQKPWWIKLFSGKDTIKNEKLNTFMLTKQQTAIMKAIQKNVSCDVDEKTGVITINVTDQDPLIAATMADSVQSRLQEFITEYRTNKARNDLENIKKLCSEAKHRYEKARQLYGSFSDSNQDLILESLRSKQEDLENDMQLQFNTYNALAANLQASYARVQEVTPAFTTLQSATMPIEKAGPQGKKIVLLFAFIAFFGVTMYALWKEKQLKMLLGM